The genomic interval TCGTACATCATGTATTTGCAAACAAGCGATACACTCATTAGCCGCTTGGTAAGCGACCAAACAGCCACAGGAACAACCACCAATATTCAACAAAACTTTATTGGGGATTTCAATATCGGTAAAGTACGCAACCGTTTATTGGCGGGCTTTGATTACCTACATCTTCTTACTCACAACAATAGCACAGCTTATATTTTATTTGACCAAATCAATACCAGTAAAGACAACGACCCTCGTTATGCCTTATTGACACAGCAAGCTTTGGATGCTAAATTGGCCGCCAATACTTCGCCAAGTAAGACTTTGACCGAATCAAAAACTTATAGTGCCTATGTTTCGGATGTATTCAACCTTACAGAGCAGTTGATGGTAATGGCAAGTTTACGTTTTGACCATTTTGAAAACGTTGGTACAACCAACTTTGCTACAGGTGTTACTTCTGGTAATTATAAACAAGATGCTTTTTCGCCAAAATTGGGCGTAGTGTATCAATTGTTGAAAGATAAAGTAGCCGTTTTTGGTAATTATATGAATGGTTTCAGAAATGTATCGCCTGTGATTCAGCCTTTTGCTGATATTGACGGAACTTTCAAGCCTCAACAAGCTAACCAGTACGAAGGGGGTATAAAACTTGACCTTTTGCAGAATCGCCTGAGTTTGACAGCCAGTTACTACGATATTTTGGTCAATAATATGACTCGTTCCGACGTAATTGTGCGTGATGGAAAACAGTATAATGTAACCGTTCAAGATGGTTCACAGAAAAGCAAAGGCGTTGAAATAGACCTAGTTGCCAATCCTATCAACGGCTTCAATGTAATGTTGGGCTATGCTCATAACGACAGCAAGCAAATTAAAGTAGCCGAAAGCTTATTGAACCGCCGCCCTACCAGTGCAGGCCCTGCCGATTTGGTGAATTTTTGGGCAAGCTATACTTTCTTGAAAGGCCAAATAAAAGGCTTAGGCTTGGGCTTTGGCGGAAACTATGCCAGCAAAAATGAAATCACCAACAGCTCTATTACAGGCGTATTTACTTTGCCAAGCTACACCGTGCTGAATGCCACTGTTTTTTATGGAATACAAAAATTCAGAGTTGGGCTAAAAGTTGATAACCTCACCAACAAAGAATATTTCAGTGGTTGGTCAACGGTAGAGCCACAAATGCCTCGTCGCTTAATGGGTAGCGTTACCTTCAAATTTTAACTTTAAACATTCATGAAATTATATTTAACAAGTATCTTCACTTTTCTGAGCCTTGCTGTTTTGGCTCAGAAAAATACCTTATCGGGTAGTATTTCAGACACTAAAAACACAAAACTACCAGGCATCAATGTCATTTTGAAAGGCACAAAGTTTGGTACAAGTACCAATCAAGATGGCTTTTTCTCAATTGCCAACCTCAAAGAAGGAGAATATACTTTACAGCTTTCGGGCATTGGTTACGAAACGGTTTTACAAAAAGTAAAAGTTAGTAATGATAATTCTCCCTTAGCGATTCAGTTGGGCGAATCGCAAACAGAGTTGCAGACGGTCGAAATTACAGGACGAAAAGAAACTGAGTACAAAAATAATACTACATTTATTGGTTCAAAATCGGCAACGGCTTTGAAAGACCTGCCGCAATCTATCAGTTATGTTACCAAAGAGTTGATTCAAGACCAAGCGGCTTTTCGGGTAAATGATATTGTGAAAAACATGAGTGGTGTAAGTCAGTTTTCATTTTATAATGACCTGACTATCAGAGGACACCGTGTGGCAGGAAATGATAATTATTCGATGTTGGTAAACGGAATGCGTGCTTTTACAAGTTTTTGGAAACAGCAACTCATTCCGCATATCGAACGTGTCGAGGTTATCAAAGGGCCGTCGTCGGCTTTGTTTGGCAATGCAGCGGCTGGTGGTTCGCTGAACCGTGTTACCAAAAAACCTTTAGACGAAAAACGCCAATCGTTCAATATGTCGATGGGTAGTTTCTCTAGTTTCCGTACCACCGCCGATTTTACAGGGCCAATGAATGAAGAGAAAACACTATTATACCGATTGAATTTAGGATACGAAAACTCAGGCTCATTCCGTGATTTACAATTTGAAAAAAATTATATCGTTGCTCCGTCCTTTTCCTTCTTACCCAACAACAAAACCCGTTTAAATTTTGATATTGTTTTACAAAACAGTGATTCTCGCCTTGACAGAGGACAGTCAGTTTTAGGAACTGGTGATTTATATTCAACGCCCATTTCTAAATCATTGAATCGTTCAAATGATTACCTCAAAGAAAACGTATATAATGCTACGATTTCATTAAACCATAAGTTTTCTAATCATGTAAGTTTCAACTCTTCGTTTATGCGTACTTCTTATAACGAAGATTTATTAGAACACCGCTCGGCCAATACGTATGCCAAAGATGCCGCAGGAGCGTTGATTGATACTCAGGTAGAAATGCAGGTTTTTATTCGTAAAAGAACCTTTAATGTCGATAACGTTTCTAATTATTTCAACATTGATTTTGACTTAGGAAAAACTGCTCATAAAGTAGTGTTGGGTTACGACTACGCCCAAGAAGTACAAGTAGCAGGCGGTTCGCAACTCACGGCAAGAGGGTACAGAAACGCTACCAATACAGGAAGTATCAATACCTACGACCCAACCAAAAAAGCCAATTACTTGCTAGATGCCAACGGAAACCCCGTACCCAATGTGGCTCATTATGACCTCACGGCGGCCAATCCTTACTTTTTGGCAGATATAAGCAAATATTTTTTCCAAAGAACCGACTATCCTCCTACTTTTTATTCAACACAAGGTGTGTATTTGCAAGACCAAATTACCTATAAAAAACTGCAAGTACTTTTAGGTTTGCGTCAAGACTATTTTACAGATTTAGAAAATTACAAAACGGCTACCGAAAATAAAGTAACCCAAAAAGCCCTTATTCCAAGATTAGGGCTGGTGTATAGCCTCAATAAAAACGTGAATGCTTACGGCACATTTGTAAAAGGCTATCAACCTCAAACTTCAACCGCCATTTCGAACGTGAATGCTGGTGGGCCATTCGACCCATTGTATAGTACACTTTATGAAGTTGGTGCAAAATCCGATTGGTTTGATAAACGCCTAACGGCCAATGTATCAATTTATCAATTGACAGTTGACGGAGCTTTGTACAATGCAGGCGTAAGTGGGCAGCCCGATTTATTAACGCAAGTAGGACGTGAAGTTTCTAAAGGAATAGAATTGGATGTGATTGGGCAATTGGCTACCAACTGGAATTTGATTGTGAATTATGCCTATAACGATGCCACTTTTACCCAAAGTAAAGACGAAACTTTAATTGGTCGCCAGAAACCAAATGCACCAAAACACCAAGGCAATATCTGGACGAAATACGTTATCGGCAAAGGAAGTTTGAGTGGTTTGGGTATTGGTTTAGGAACAAATTTTGCTACCGAACGTTTGGGTTCAATTGTAGCTGCCAATGCTGAACCGCAAGTAATACCTACCTATCAGCTTTTTTCTGGAGCGATTTACTATAAAATATCTAAATGCCAAATACAATTAAATGCCAATAACCTAACCAATAAAACCTATTGGGTGGGCGGATACGATAAAATCAGAATGTTTCCAGGAGCGCCACGAAGCTGGATGCTGACAATTAACTATACTTTATAATATGAAAAGTATTAAGAAAATTATTGGTCAAATACACCTCTGGCTCGGACTTATCTCTGGGCTAGTGGTTTTTGTGGTGTCTATTACTGGAGCATTGTATGCGTTTCAAGAAGAATTTGACAACGTATCTAAACCCGAATTTTTGTACGTCAACGACTTCGGAAATCATCAGCGGTTAGCTCCAAGTGTGTTATTGGCTAATTTCAAAAAAGCCTATCCCAAAGAAAAGGTAAATCAGTTAAGACTAAAGACAATCCCCGAAAATGCCGCCGCCCTTGTTATTACCCAGAAAAAGAAAGTAATAGCGATGAACCCATTTACAGGAAAAATTCATGGAGAAAGACGACTCGACAGAGATTTTATGACCATTGTGGTACAAATCCATATAAACCTACTATTGGGGCATATCGGCGAAGAAATTATCAAATGGAATACGCTTATCTTTTTTGTGATGTTGCTTTCGGGTTTGTATTTGTGGTTTCCTTCCAAGCGTAATCAATTAAAATCGGCATTCAAGATGAAATGGAATGCTACCCGAAAACGCCTCAATTACGATTTACACAATGTTTGGGGGTTTTACTTCTTATGGATTTTATTGCCGATTACGCTCACGGGACTTTTTTGGGTATTCGACAGCGTGCCAGAGGCTATTTACAAAATTACTAATACCAAAATGACCTACAACAAAAAGGTCAACTCTGTGTACCAACCTCATGCCCCCAAGGCATCAATAGATTCCCTATTTGGAATTGTAAGTACTTATGGCAATTATGCTTCTGCCAACATCCAATTACCCAAAGACAGCATCGGAAATTATCGTTTTGTGATGCGTTATCCTTATCGCTGGGTACGCAAACAAAATACTTTTATTTTCGACCAATATACAGGCAAATTACTCAACCAAGATTTGTACGAAAACTTTACTACCGCCGACAAAATCAGAGTATCCAACTACGATATTCATACTGGACGAATGTTTGGTTTTATCGGTAAATTTTTAGCCCTTTTTGCAGGACTTTTCGGAGCAAGTTTGCCCATTACAGGCTTTTATATTTGGTGGGGAAAACGACGAAAAAAAACTCATTCTACACAAACAAATCGTATAACTATTCCTAGAATAAAGCCTACGGATTTTGTTGTTAAATAGTTGATTGTAAATATATTATAATGCTTTGTGTTTAATAATGTAAAAAGTTACAGCGTTATACGATGCTAGCAAGAGTATCACAGAAAAACTTTGTCAATACCCTAGGATACTTCGTATAACGCAGTTTCATAAAAGCCTAAAAAGTAAGATTTTACACCTGTCAAAAATAAAATCTATCCTCCAAGTGACCTCTCCCTTTCAAAGATGTGTTTCTTGAAGTCGTACAACTGCTAGTCGAAAAATCAGGTTGAAAGCCCTGTAACACTGTTCACAATTAGGATTTTGGGGTTTCCTCAATAAGTATTTTCTAATAATTAGGGAATTTATGCCGCTGTTACAAAAGTTTGGACAGCTTCTTATGCTATATTTAAAAAAAAATCATTACTTGTACTAAAAAACAGTATTTTGCTAATAGCATAAATACATGACTTTAAAGCGTTAAAACCTGTTTAAATTTTCTGAAATTGTATGAAAAAAATCTCTTTTTTAGCCCTAATCTTATTGGTACGGTTTTCGGTAGTATCGCAAATCGCACATCATCATAGTATTACGGTTGCCAATACCTCAACGATTGATTTAACGGAAAAACCTATTAGTATTACTCGAAAACATTTTGTGTCGCCCATCGAAAAACACCTTTTTCCACAACTTATTGATCAGCATGGAAAAGAAATCCCTTCACAACTTGATGATTTGAATAACGATGGACAATGGGACGAACTATTTTTTGTGGCTGATATTCCTGCTAAAACAACCCTTAAAATAGTGGTTAAATGGCTCAAAACACCTCCCTCCTATCCGATTCGCACAAGTGTTCGATTTGGTAAAAGAATTTCAAAAGATACCCCCGTTCAGGCTCAAACCAGCGATACCTTTTATGCTAATCAATTACCTAAACTAATTGGTTATCAGCCATACCAAACTGATGGCCCTACTTGGGAAAACGATAAAGTGGCTTTTAGACACTATTATGATGGCAGAAATGCCAAAGATTTATTTGGGAAAAGAATTTCTGCTATTTCGCCCGAAAACGTGGGTATTTCAGAAACAGGTGCTGTACAAGACAATTACCATGTATTAAAGGATTGGGGACGAGACATTTTGCCCGTTGGCAATGCCGAAGGGCTTTCGGTAGGCT from Flectobacillus major DSM 103 carries:
- a CDS encoding DUF4861 family protein, coding for MKKISFLALILLVRFSVVSQIAHHHSITVANTSTIDLTEKPISITRKHFVSPIEKHLFPQLIDQHGKEIPSQLDDLNNDGQWDELFFVADIPAKTTLKIVVKWLKTPPSYPIRTSVRFGKRISKDTPVQAQTSDTFYANQLPKLIGYQPYQTDGPTWENDKVAFRHYYDGRNAKDLFGKRISAISPENVGISETGAVQDNYHVLKDWGRDILPVGNAEGLSVGLGGVGLMADNQLLRVGVTANDTVHTIESTDFKIVTEGAVKSEIELKYHNWTPTANRTYQLIESPTIWPGMYAYQNTVTFAGLEGDETLVVGLPKVATEHAVTEIKQGKFIALYTHDAQSYNKEFIIGLAIILPIEAYQGYGESPKTGSFALSYFGKLKVQNNTALRYYAVGGWELSDDCFKTALCFETYLKKLMMQLSTDVLVKVH
- a CDS encoding TonB-dependent receptor, whose product is MKLLFTCLLTIYSIGLFAQNATIKGRISTADGKPAEFVNVQLNGTNKGTISDINGTYRLERVKAGSFTIKVSLIGLETKEQQVVVKAGQTLVVDFTLVETANQLQEVVVSATNKFAQKETDYVARMPLKNLENPQAYNVVSKELLKEQLVTSFDDAIKNAPGVNRLWTATGRGGDGAGYFSMRGFSVQPTMINGVAGQTNGGIDPANIERIESIKGPSGTLFGSSLISFGGLLNIVTKKPYETFGGDISYSIGGYDLSRLAVDVNTPLDKEKTALFRINGSTNYQGSFQDAGFKKSTFVAPSLTYKVNERLSVNITTEYMTQTGTNPLMIFLNRARPLIAKTPAELQFNYFRSYTSNDITITNNTLNIFGQANYKISDKWTSQTNISRSVRKSDGYYSYIMYLQTSDTLISRLVSDQTATGTTTNIQQNFIGDFNIGKVRNRLLAGFDYLHLLTHNNSTAYILFDQINTSKDNDPRYALLTQQALDAKLAANTSPSKTLTESKTYSAYVSDVFNLTEQLMVMASLRFDHFENVGTTNFATGVTSGNYKQDAFSPKLGVVYQLLKDKVAVFGNYMNGFRNVSPVIQPFADIDGTFKPQQANQYEGGIKLDLLQNRLSLTASYYDILVNNMTRSDVIVRDGKQYNVTVQDGSQKSKGVEIDLVANPINGFNVMLGYAHNDSKQIKVAESLLNRRPTSAGPADLVNFWASYTFLKGQIKGLGLGFGGNYASKNEITNSSITGVFTLPSYTVLNATVFYGIQKFRVGLKVDNLTNKEYFSGWSTVEPQMPRRLMGSVTFKF
- a CDS encoding TonB-dependent receptor, whose protein sequence is MKLYLTSIFTFLSLAVLAQKNTLSGSISDTKNTKLPGINVILKGTKFGTSTNQDGFFSIANLKEGEYTLQLSGIGYETVLQKVKVSNDNSPLAIQLGESQTELQTVEITGRKETEYKNNTTFIGSKSATALKDLPQSISYVTKELIQDQAAFRVNDIVKNMSGVSQFSFYNDLTIRGHRVAGNDNYSMLVNGMRAFTSFWKQQLIPHIERVEVIKGPSSALFGNAAAGGSLNRVTKKPLDEKRQSFNMSMGSFSSFRTTADFTGPMNEEKTLLYRLNLGYENSGSFRDLQFEKNYIVAPSFSFLPNNKTRLNFDIVLQNSDSRLDRGQSVLGTGDLYSTPISKSLNRSNDYLKENVYNATISLNHKFSNHVSFNSSFMRTSYNEDLLEHRSANTYAKDAAGALIDTQVEMQVFIRKRTFNVDNVSNYFNIDFDLGKTAHKVVLGYDYAQEVQVAGGSQLTARGYRNATNTGSINTYDPTKKANYLLDANGNPVPNVAHYDLTAANPYFLADISKYFFQRTDYPPTFYSTQGVYLQDQITYKKLQVLLGLRQDYFTDLENYKTATENKVTQKALIPRLGLVYSLNKNVNAYGTFVKGYQPQTSTAISNVNAGGPFDPLYSTLYEVGAKSDWFDKRLTANVSIYQLTVDGALYNAGVSGQPDLLTQVGREVSKGIELDVIGQLATNWNLIVNYAYNDATFTQSKDETLIGRQKPNAPKHQGNIWTKYVIGKGSLSGLGIGLGTNFATERLGSIVAANAEPQVIPTYQLFSGAIYYKISKCQIQLNANNLTNKTYWVGGYDKIRMFPGAPRSWMLTINYTL
- a CDS encoding PepSY-associated TM helix domain-containing protein, which encodes MKSIKKIIGQIHLWLGLISGLVVFVVSITGALYAFQEEFDNVSKPEFLYVNDFGNHQRLAPSVLLANFKKAYPKEKVNQLRLKTIPENAAALVITQKKKVIAMNPFTGKIHGERRLDRDFMTIVVQIHINLLLGHIGEEIIKWNTLIFFVMLLSGLYLWFPSKRNQLKSAFKMKWNATRKRLNYDLHNVWGFYFLWILLPITLTGLFWVFDSVPEAIYKITNTKMTYNKKVNSVYQPHAPKASIDSLFGIVSTYGNYASANIQLPKDSIGNYRFVMRYPYRWVRKQNTFIFDQYTGKLLNQDLYENFTTADKIRVSNYDIHTGRMFGFIGKFLALFAGLFGASLPITGFYIWWGKRRKKTHSTQTNRITIPRIKPTDFVVK